A stretch of Candidatus Symbiobacter mobilis CR DNA encodes these proteins:
- a CDS encoding ABC transporter permease, with product MSAVPPSSPPTPVQCEASAHALPVGFGAGFFRQPVHVVSTSMQSLQLAVLRWRFAFAFGALALVLAASPSTYRPATRAAILSNLHASTAQTLPWFAALASLLSLVLIRIVVVTAASYGLSQLALQVVVRVLVLELIPLSAALFVALRIAPSWALPKVGILHIDDLSLPWVRRELVPRVLAEAFAVVALAVVSSALALVLAYLVVYGFSPWGLPVFTRTIGRVFDPIVSTLLVSKILAFAWAVATVPLAARLERPDTAMSTRLFVVLLGLEAATLSLQYV from the coding sequence ATGTCCGCAGTACCCCCATCCTCCCCTCCTACCCCTGTGCAGTGTGAAGCATCGGCCCATGCCTTGCCTGTCGGCTTCGGCGCGGGGTTTTTCCGGCAGCCTGTACATGTGGTATCGACGTCCATGCAGTCGCTACAGCTTGCAGTACTGCGCTGGAGGTTTGCCTTCGCATTCGGCGCGCTGGCCTTGGTATTGGCCGCCAGCCCTTCCACCTACCGCCCGGCTACTCGTGCGGCCATTCTGAGCAATCTCCATGCCAGTACTGCGCAGACTTTGCCCTGGTTCGCCGCGCTGGCCAGTCTGCTCAGCCTGGTGCTCATTCGCATCGTCGTCGTCACTGCGGCGAGTTATGGGCTTTCGCAGCTTGCGCTGCAAGTCGTCGTGCGCGTGCTCGTCCTGGAATTGATTCCTCTTTCTGCGGCGCTGTTCGTGGCTTTGCGCATTGCCCCATCTTGGGCATTACCGAAGGTTGGCATCCTGCATATCGACGATCTCTCCTTGCCTTGGGTGCGCAGGGAACTGGTTCCACGTGTGTTGGCGGAGGCCTTTGCCGTCGTGGCGCTGGCAGTCGTCAGCAGTGCATTGGCCTTGGTTTTGGCGTACCTCGTGGTGTACGGCTTTTCCCCCTGGGGGTTGCCAGTATTTACGCGCACCATTGGGCGTGTGTTCGATCCCATCGTCAGCACCTTGCTGGTCAGCAAAATTCTGGCTTTCGCATGGGCCGTCGCCACGGTTCCCTTGGCCGCAAGACTGGAACGGCCCGATACGGCCATGTCGACGCGCTTGTTCGTCGTATTGCTGGGGTTGGAGGCGGCCACGCTGTCGCTACAGTACGTCTGA
- a CDS encoding FAD-dependent monooxygenase — protein sequence MEPILVAGGGLGGLSTTLACATAGADVFLYERSPEFQEFGAGIQLGPNVVRVLHEWGLGEALNEVVSFPDRLQFRCAATGTELGVLRLGSDMSQRYGAPYLTIHRGDMMKVLLDAVRTLPNARLFPASPVVRFEQSEFQVRVHLATEQAQNGLLLVGADGAWSDVRKQLLDDGAPQPIGHLAYRALISQARLPLHLRSSQITVWLGPKMHVVQYPVRRGELLNVVVIVHGNVYGDLSHWDHSGNANEVRTRMAVACKPLHDMILAVPNWKLWALCVRTPMRAASEHTAGRVALVGDAAHPMVPYLAQGAAMAFEDSYVLARVLKQGGVLSSSLRSTSKTAAEVPKLLHSFAEARWKRNAKVQSRALRNGKIFHATGLIRLGRNASMQMGGEGLLDQPWLYGATL from the coding sequence ATGGAACCGATTTTGGTGGCGGGTGGTGGCTTGGGTGGCTTGTCTACGACGTTGGCATGCGCCACTGCGGGGGCAGACGTTTTTTTGTACGAACGCAGCCCGGAATTTCAGGAATTTGGCGCTGGCATTCAGCTCGGTCCCAACGTAGTGCGGGTGTTGCACGAGTGGGGACTGGGCGAGGCGCTCAACGAGGTGGTGTCTTTTCCCGATCGACTGCAATTCCGTTGCGCCGCAACGGGAACGGAATTGGGAGTGCTACGTTTGGGCTCCGACATGTCTCAGCGCTACGGCGCACCGTATTTGACGATCCACCGTGGCGACATGATGAAGGTGCTGCTCGACGCAGTGCGAACGTTGCCGAATGCGCGGCTGTTCCCTGCCAGCCCCGTCGTCCGTTTTGAGCAATCGGAGTTTCAGGTTCGCGTCCATTTGGCCACGGAACAGGCGCAGAACGGGTTGTTGCTCGTCGGTGCGGATGGTGCCTGGAGCGACGTGCGCAAGCAATTGCTCGACGACGGAGCGCCCCAACCCATAGGCCACTTGGCATACCGTGCGTTGATTTCGCAGGCGCGGCTGCCGTTGCACTTGCGGTCTTCGCAAATCACGGTATGGCTGGGGCCGAAGATGCATGTCGTGCAGTACCCGGTACGAAGGGGGGAATTGCTCAATGTGGTGGTAATCGTCCATGGCAATGTGTACGGAGACCTGTCCCATTGGGATCACAGTGGCAACGCGAATGAAGTGCGCACACGCATGGCTGTGGCATGCAAGCCGTTGCACGACATGATCCTCGCCGTGCCAAACTGGAAACTCTGGGCCTTGTGCGTCCGCACGCCGATGCGTGCTGCGTCGGAACACACCGCTGGCCGTGTCGCGCTGGTGGGGGATGCCGCCCACCCCATGGTGCCGTACCTGGCACAAGGGGCGGCAATGGCTTTCGAGGATTCCTACGTCCTGGCTCGTGTCTTGAAGCAAGGGGGGGTGCTATCAAGCAGTCTGCGTAGCACCTCCAAAACGGCGGCGGAAGTGCCCAAACTCTTGCATTCCTTTGCGGAGGCGCGATGGAAGCGCAACGCGAAAGTGCAATCCCGCGCATTACGCAATGGCAAGATATTCCATGCAACGGGGCTGATCCGCCTGGGCCGCAATGCCTCAATGCAAATGGGTGGCGAGGGGCTGCTGGATCAGCCCTGGCTGTACGGCGCGACGCTCTGA
- a CDS encoding MlaD family protein: MDAVAPSPDDVLDTRIHRKALLVLWGVGLLVVGFVVFLLVARGVFEPTQDLTLIADNSEGVTVGMDMTFSGFPIGRVRRIDLANDGKARLLLDIPRKNARWLRTSSVFTLERGMVGDTNIRAFSGILEDPILPPGSQRTLLRGDTSAEIPRLIANARALLENLESMTLPESALNETLNHLHIVTQRMAGKHGAMEAVLGSPEQARAIVAAIARANALLAQTQRRLYGKGGLADGADRALREGTQTLQAFQATLQDARSTLAKVDAVLEHAQAIGKDVRGVSTDLGTLRSDVESSVRKLGQLADDLQRVWPLAQDPALTLP; the protein is encoded by the coding sequence ATGGATGCTGTAGCCCCCTCCCCTGACGACGTGCTCGACACCCGTATTCACCGCAAAGCCTTGCTGGTGCTGTGGGGGGTGGGGCTGCTGGTGGTGGGGTTCGTCGTCTTTTTGCTCGTGGCGCGCGGGGTGTTTGAACCTACGCAAGACCTCACGTTGATCGCCGACAACTCCGAAGGCGTGACTGTCGGCATGGACATGACGTTTTCCGGGTTCCCGATCGGTCGCGTCCGTCGCATCGACCTGGCCAACGATGGCAAGGCCCGGCTGCTGCTCGATATTCCCCGCAAGAACGCACGCTGGTTGCGCACGTCCAGCGTCTTTACCCTGGAACGCGGCATGGTGGGCGATACGAACATCCGCGCATTTAGCGGCATCCTGGAAGACCCGATTCTTCCCCCCGGTTCGCAGCGCACGCTGTTGCGCGGGGATACCTCTGCGGAAATTCCCAGGCTGATCGCCAACGCACGTGCGTTGCTGGAAAACCTGGAGTCGATGACCCTGCCAGAGTCTGCGCTCAATGAAACCCTCAACCATCTGCACATCGTCACCCAACGCATGGCAGGCAAGCACGGCGCGATGGAGGCCGTGCTCGGTTCCCCGGAACAGGCTCGCGCCATCGTTGCGGCCATTGCGCGCGCCAACGCCTTGCTTGCCCAAACCCAGCGGCGCTTGTATGGCAAGGGGGGATTGGCCGACGGCGCCGACCGTGCCTTGCGCGAAGGCACGCAAACCTTGCAAGCATTCCAGGCCACGTTGCAGGATGCCCGCAGCACACTCGCCAAGGTCGATGCGGTGCTGGAACATGCGCAGGCCATCGGCAAAGACGTGCGTGGCGTCAGCACAGACCTGGGGACTTTGCGTTCCGACGTCGAATCCAGCGTGCGCAAGCTCGGTCAGCTTGCCGACGACTTGCAACGCGTTTGGCCTTTGGCGCAAGACCCTGCCCTGACGCTCCCTTGA
- a CDS encoding YgaP family membrane protein → MTIERYIRVFAGLVVIVSLALGVEGSPVFWSTWALALTAFVGLNLFQSGFTNFCPLAMLLKKLGIPECRT, encoded by the coding sequence ATGACTATTGAACGGTATATCCGGGTTTTCGCAGGGTTGGTCGTGATCGTCAGTCTCGCGCTGGGCGTGGAAGGCAGCCCGGTGTTCTGGAGCACCTGGGCATTGGCGTTGACGGCATTCGTCGGCCTCAATCTCTTCCAATCGGGATTCACCAACTTCTGCCCGCTGGCCATGCTCCTCAAAAAGCTGGGCATTCCGGAATGCCGGACGTGA
- a CDS encoding efflux RND transporter permease subunit, translated as MDSERTAPLGISGTLAAQFQRNAITPLLAVVAMLLGLFAVLVTPREEEPQINVTMANVLIPFPGASSTDVHNMVARPAEQVLNQIAGIEHTYSVALPGMAIMTVQFQVGVPRTEALVRLYDVLHANQDWLPAELGTHLPIIKPKGIDDVPVSAITLWSEDAISAVELERVAHTIEAELKRIPGTREIKTIGAPGRAVQVWLDPTRLRERGVDVLQLRSSLAGANTSLPAGAVFSTEDSTMVQVETGQFLRDADDVGNVVVGVHLGVPVYLREVARIEATAQLPSRYVWFSPGAADGAANEAHTAKRAYQPKAANAAGSQTTLQTGAVYPALTLTVTKKPGVNAVDVSSAVRQRVEMLRNTVIPANVHATVTRDYGQTAAEKANKLIQKLAFATGSVILLVGLALGRREAIIVGAAVILTLTATLFASWAWGFTLNRVSLFALIFSIGILVDDAIVVVENIHRHQQLTPGASLIDIIPRAVDEVGGPTILATLTVIAALLPMAFVTGLMGPYMGPIPINASLGMAISLAIAFTITPWLAVQFMHSHSHSAGHAPSGLGAWLQPFFARLLAPFLDSARKRWMLLAGILAALLLSVGLTLVEWVVLKMLPFDNKSEFQVVVDMPAGTPLEETAATLQDLGAYLAQQKEVLHLQAYAGTASPITFNGLVRQYYLRSSVEQGDLQVNLVDKKHRNEQSHAIAQRLRPGLEEIARRHQARIKVVEVPPGPPVMSALVAEVYGPDEAGRNQLAARLEKVFASTADIHAIDTSLQADAPRTYLRVRRQRAESLGIPVAVVAQTAAMALGGSHAAYLHDGTSKYPVPVVLQMPLSTQVGLDSLLAMPLRAAHGKLVPMSELVSVEHGIIDKPYYTKDLQEVSYVYGDMAGKLDSPLYGLFAIRSRLAEAALPNTGEVGEYWIRQPEDPFRQYAIKWDGEWQITYETFRDMGAAYAVGLILIYLLVVAQFKSYLTPLIIMTPIPLTIIGVMPGHALLGAQFTATSMIGMIALAGIIVRNSILLVDFIELQLSQGMPFRDAVVQSASVRAQPIALTGLAAMIGALFILDDPIFNGLAISLIFGILVSTVLTLVVIPVLYFALYRRRVPSA; from the coding sequence ATGGATAGCGAACGCACTGCGCCCCTGGGTATTTCCGGCACGCTGGCTGCCCAGTTCCAGCGCAACGCCATCACGCCGCTGCTGGCTGTCGTCGCGATGCTGCTGGGGCTGTTCGCGGTGCTGGTCACCCCCCGCGAAGAAGAGCCACAAATCAATGTGACGATGGCCAATGTGCTGATCCCCTTCCCAGGGGCAAGCAGCACGGATGTCCACAACATGGTTGCGCGCCCGGCGGAACAAGTGCTCAACCAGATCGCAGGAATTGAGCACACCTATTCCGTCGCGCTTCCCGGCATGGCCATCATGACCGTGCAATTCCAGGTCGGCGTTCCGCGAACGGAAGCCCTGGTGCGCTTGTACGACGTGCTCCACGCCAACCAGGATTGGCTGCCCGCAGAGCTGGGCACCCATTTACCGATCATCAAACCCAAGGGCATCGACGACGTTCCCGTCTCCGCCATCACGCTGTGGAGCGAGGATGCGATAAGCGCCGTCGAGCTGGAGCGCGTTGCGCACACCATCGAGGCCGAGCTCAAAAGAATCCCCGGTACGAGGGAGATCAAAACCATCGGTGCTCCCGGCAGAGCCGTGCAAGTCTGGCTGGATCCCACCCGGCTACGTGAACGCGGCGTCGATGTGCTCCAACTGCGCTCCAGTCTTGCCGGGGCCAACACCAGCCTGCCCGCCGGGGCCGTCTTTTCCACCGAAGATTCGACGATGGTGCAGGTGGAAACAGGCCAGTTTCTGCGCGATGCCGACGATGTGGGCAATGTAGTCGTCGGCGTCCACCTTGGCGTTCCCGTCTACCTGCGGGAGGTGGCGCGGATTGAAGCTACCGCGCAATTGCCCAGCCGCTACGTGTGGTTCAGCCCCGGCGCAGCGGATGGGGCAGCGAATGAAGCACATACCGCAAAGCGAGCTTATCAGCCCAAGGCAGCAAATGCGGCAGGTAGTCAGACCACGCTGCAAACAGGGGCGGTATACCCGGCGCTGACGTTGACCGTGACCAAGAAACCGGGGGTCAATGCCGTCGATGTCTCCAGCGCAGTGCGGCAGCGTGTGGAGATGCTGCGCAATACCGTCATCCCCGCGAACGTCCACGCCACCGTCACCCGCGACTACGGCCAAACCGCCGCAGAAAAAGCCAACAAGCTCATCCAGAAACTCGCATTTGCCACGGGGTCAGTCATCCTGCTCGTCGGGCTGGCGCTGGGCAGAAGGGAAGCCATCATCGTCGGCGCGGCGGTCATTCTGACCCTCACCGCCACGCTGTTTGCTTCCTGGGCGTGGGGGTTCACCCTCAACCGGGTCTCGTTGTTCGCGCTGATTTTTTCGATCGGGATCCTCGTTGACGACGCAATCGTCGTCGTCGAAAACATCCATCGCCACCAGCAGCTTACGCCCGGCGCATCGCTAATCGACATCATTCCCCGTGCGGTCGACGAAGTCGGCGGGCCGACGATCCTGGCAACGCTGACCGTCATCGCAGCACTGCTGCCGATGGCTTTCGTCACCGGGCTGATGGGCCCCTATATGGGCCCGATCCCGATCAACGCCAGTTTGGGCATGGCAATCTCGCTGGCCATTGCCTTCACCATCACGCCCTGGTTGGCCGTGCAATTCATGCATAGCCATTCCCACAGCGCGGGGCACGCCCCCAGCGGCCTGGGCGCATGGTTGCAGCCTTTCTTCGCCCGGCTGCTCGCTCCCTTTCTGGACAGCGCGCGCAAACGCTGGATGCTGCTCGCAGGCATTCTGGCTGCCTTGTTGCTATCGGTAGGGCTGACGCTGGTCGAATGGGTGGTGCTCAAGATGCTCCCCTTCGACAACAAGAGCGAGTTCCAAGTCGTCGTCGATATGCCTGCGGGTACGCCGCTCGAAGAAACCGCCGCCACATTGCAAGATTTGGGCGCGTACCTTGCCCAGCAAAAGGAAGTGCTGCACCTGCAAGCCTATGCGGGAACGGCGTCGCCAATCACCTTCAATGGCCTGGTACGCCAGTACTACCTGCGCTCCAGCGTCGAGCAAGGCGATTTGCAGGTCAACCTGGTCGACAAAAAACACCGCAACGAGCAAAGCCACGCCATTGCGCAACGGCTGCGCCCCGGCCTCGAAGAAATCGCTCGTCGGCACCAAGCGCGGATCAAGGTCGTGGAAGTGCCCCCCGGCCCGCCGGTGATGTCTGCGCTCGTTGCCGAGGTCTATGGCCCAGACGAAGCCGGGCGCAACCAACTCGCGGCCAGGCTGGAAAAGGTCTTTGCCTCGACGGCGGATATCCACGCCATCGATACCTCGTTGCAGGCCGATGCCCCGCGCACCTACCTGCGCGTGCGCAGACAACGCGCGGAATCGCTGGGAATTCCCGTCGCTGTGGTGGCGCAGACAGCGGCCATGGCACTGGGGGGCAGCCACGCTGCATACCTGCACGATGGCACGTCCAAATACCCCGTTCCCGTCGTCCTGCAGATGCCGCTGTCTACGCAAGTCGGGCTGGATTCCTTGTTGGCCATGCCACTGCGTGCGGCCCATGGCAAGCTCGTTCCGATGTCCGAACTGGTTTCCGTCGAACACGGGATCATCGACAAGCCCTACTACACCAAGGATTTGCAAGAGGTGAGTTACGTCTATGGCGACATGGCCGGCAAGCTCGATTCCCCGCTCTATGGGTTGTTCGCGATTCGTTCCCGCTTGGCGGAGGCAGCCTTGCCTAATACCGGCGAGGTGGGCGAGTACTGGATTCGCCAGCCCGAAGACCCTTTCCGCCAGTACGCAATCAAATGGGACGGAGAGTGGCAAATCACCTACGAGACGTTCCGAGACATGGGGGCAGCCTACGCGGTTGGTTTGATCTTGATCTACCTGCTCGTCGTCGCGCAATTCAAGAGCTATCTCACCCCCTTGATCATCATGACGCCCATTCCCCTGACCATCATCGGCGTAATGCCGGGGCACGCGCTGCTTGGAGCGCAATTCACGGCAACGTCGATGATCGGGATGATTGCACTTGCCGGGATCATCGTTCGCAACTCGATCCTGCTCGTCGACTTCATCGAGCTACAGCTTTCCCAAGGGATGCCATTCCGGGATGCGGTAGTACAGTCCGCCAGTGTGCGGGCGCAGCCCATTGCCTTGACAGGGCTGGCGGCCATGATTGGCGCGTTATTCATCCTTGATGACCCCATCTTCAATGGTCTGGCCATCTCGCTGATCTTTGGAATTCTGGTCTCTACCGTACTCACCCTGGTGGTCATTCCCGTCCTGTATTTCGCCCTGTACCGGCGGCGGGTTCCATCGGCTTGA
- a CDS encoding metal-sensing transcriptional repressor encodes MPDVTRLTNDAARTDVLHRLRRAEGQIRAVQRMIEEGEDCLKVSQQFMAVRKALDSTYLRMTMCLMEQEFGTCISEDPAERERMRSWLKDMESLLAGVG; translated from the coding sequence ATGCCGGACGTGACTAGACTGACCAATGACGCTGCCCGCACGGATGTGCTCCATCGCCTGCGCAGGGCGGAAGGGCAAATACGTGCAGTGCAGCGGATGATCGAAGAAGGCGAAGACTGCCTCAAGGTCAGCCAGCAGTTCATGGCAGTTCGCAAGGCGCTCGACAGCACCTACTTGCGGATGACGATGTGCCTGATGGAGCAGGAATTCGGCACCTGCATCTCCGAAGACCCAGCCGAACGCGAGCGGATGCGCTCTTGGCTGAAGGACATGGAAAGTCTGTTGGCTGGCGTGGGGTGA
- a CDS encoding efflux RND transporter periplasmic adaptor subunit — protein MKESLGMQEQGGFAHGNVPIRAVVTAALACCAACWGSLSWAAPEVAVVAVQSRAVGQLGEFDAVVQAVQQSTLSAQTSGRILGLRVQAGDRVRAGQLLATIDDRETQAGVSRATAAVAQARAELHNAKAHFARNRELRAQGFVSASALDTAQAQLDATQAAMEQAEAMARQSSVQQGFTQLTAPYDALVLQTHAEAGDLAVPGKSIVTVFAPQALRVVVQLPLSRAKAISAASAVEIEMPQPDGSTQWITPAVRTLLPGADPVAQTVEYRLDLPKSIQGVLPGQQVRVRIASGLQQRMVIPRSAVLQRGELTAVYVDSAQGFVLRAVRLGGDYAQGVEVLAGLTNKDRVALDPLRAGLAGASSVGR, from the coding sequence ATGAAAGAGTCTTTGGGAATGCAGGAACAGGGTGGCTTTGCTCATGGAAACGTACCGATCCGCGCTGTCGTCACCGCAGCGTTGGCGTGTTGCGCAGCCTGTTGGGGTTCGCTGTCGTGGGCGGCACCCGAAGTCGCAGTGGTCGCCGTGCAGTCCCGCGCCGTGGGGCAGCTCGGCGAATTCGACGCAGTGGTGCAAGCCGTGCAGCAAAGTACGTTGTCGGCGCAAACCTCCGGGCGCATTCTGGGCTTGCGCGTCCAAGCCGGGGATCGGGTACGTGCAGGCCAATTGCTGGCCACCATCGATGACCGCGAAACCCAGGCAGGCGTTTCCCGCGCCACGGCTGCCGTGGCCCAGGCACGGGCAGAGCTACACAACGCCAAAGCCCATTTCGCCCGCAACCGCGAACTTCGCGCCCAAGGCTTCGTTAGCGCCAGCGCGCTCGACACCGCGCAAGCCCAGCTCGACGCGACGCAGGCCGCGATGGAACAGGCCGAAGCGATGGCACGGCAATCGAGCGTGCAACAAGGCTTCACGCAACTCACCGCGCCCTACGACGCGCTCGTCCTCCAAACCCACGCGGAAGCAGGCGATTTGGCTGTGCCGGGCAAATCGATCGTGACCGTATTTGCCCCGCAGGCGCTGCGGGTGGTCGTGCAATTGCCTTTGTCCCGCGCCAAAGCCATCTCTGCCGCGAGCGCGGTCGAGATCGAAATGCCCCAGCCGGATGGTTCCACCCAGTGGATCACTCCCGCTGTCCGCACTCTGTTGCCGGGCGCAGACCCCGTCGCGCAAACCGTGGAATACCGGCTCGACCTGCCCAAGTCGATACAAGGCGTTTTGCCTGGGCAACAGGTGCGTGTGCGGATTGCATCGGGGTTGCAGCAACGGATGGTGATTCCCCGCTCCGCCGTGTTGCAACGCGGCGAACTGACTGCCGTCTACGTGGACAGCGCCCAAGGTTTCGTGCTGCGCGCAGTCCGCCTGGGTGGGGACTATGCACAAGGGGTGGAAGTGCTCGCCGGGCTGACGAACAAGGATCGCGTGGCCCTCGACCCCTTGCGTGCCGGGTTGGCCGGTGCTTCCTCAGTAGGGCGGTAA
- a CDS encoding NAD(P)/FAD-dependent oxidoreductase: protein MAHIVIVGAGIGGMPAAYEMREVLGSEHKITVLNRTDFIQFVPSNPWIAVGWRERDEVVLPIAPYLTRKKIGFIPKAVTHIDPERSRLTLTDGETLDYDYLVIATGPRLTFDHVPGAGPVDCGGGGLTHSICRVDHALDLYADYQRFLQAPGPIIVGALPGASCFGPAYEYAMVLDTDLRKRKLRHKVPMTFVTSEPYIGQLGLGGVGDSKSMLESEFRNRDIKWVANAKVTRVEPGKMYATQYDDLGHEVKEHVIDFRLSMMLPAFQGVECVAAVPNLCNAKGMVLIDEYQRSKAYHNIFAAGVCVAIPPVEETPVPTGTPKTGFMIESMMSAICHNIADELAGRPAVATGTWNAVCLADMGDTGAAFVALPQIPPRNVNWFRKGKWVHLAKIAYEKYFLRKLRKGTSEPIYEKYVMGLLGIKRLSDS from the coding sequence ATGGCACATATCGTCATCGTGGGAGCAGGAATCGGCGGGATGCCTGCCGCATACGAAATGCGGGAGGTACTGGGTTCGGAGCACAAGATCACCGTCCTCAACCGCACCGATTTCATCCAGTTCGTCCCCAGCAACCCGTGGATAGCCGTGGGGTGGAGGGAGCGCGACGAGGTTGTGCTGCCCATCGCCCCCTACCTCACCCGCAAGAAGATTGGTTTCATTCCCAAGGCCGTCACCCACATTGACCCCGAACGCAGCCGCTTGACGCTCACCGACGGGGAAACGCTCGACTACGACTACCTGGTGATCGCCACAGGCCCCAGGCTCACTTTCGACCACGTTCCTGGGGCGGGGCCGGTCGATTGCGGGGGAGGGGGGCTGACGCATTCGATCTGCCGCGTCGACCATGCTCTCGATTTGTACGCAGACTACCAGCGCTTTTTGCAAGCCCCCGGGCCGATCATCGTCGGCGCCTTGCCCGGAGCCAGTTGTTTCGGTCCCGCCTACGAATACGCGATGGTGCTTGACACCGACCTGCGCAAACGCAAGCTACGCCACAAGGTGCCCATGACTTTTGTCACCAGCGAACCGTATATCGGACAACTGGGGCTGGGTGGCGTGGGGGACAGCAAGTCGATGCTCGAATCCGAATTCCGCAACCGCGATATCAAGTGGGTGGCCAATGCCAAAGTCACTCGCGTGGAACCGGGCAAGATGTACGCAACCCAGTACGACGACCTAGGCCACGAAGTCAAAGAGCATGTGATTGACTTCCGCCTGTCGATGATGTTGCCCGCGTTCCAGGGCGTCGAATGCGTCGCCGCCGTTCCCAATCTGTGCAACGCCAAGGGGATGGTGCTGATCGATGAATACCAGCGCAGCAAGGCATACCACAACATCTTTGCCGCCGGGGTATGCGTGGCCATCCCGCCCGTCGAAGAAACACCCGTTCCCACCGGAACGCCCAAAACCGGCTTCATGATTGAGAGCATGATGTCCGCCATCTGCCACAACATTGCCGACGAGCTGGCAGGACGTCCCGCCGTGGCAACCGGCACCTGGAACGCCGTATGTCTGGCAGATATGGGCGATACGGGCGCAGCGTTTGTCGCCTTGCCCCAAATCCCACCACGCAACGTGAACTGGTTCCGCAAGGGCAAATGGGTACACCTGGCCAAGATTGCGTATGAAAAATATTTCCTGCGCAAACTCCGCAAAGGCACGTCCGAACCGATCTACGAAAAATACGTCATGGGATTGCTGGGCATCAAACGATTGAGCGATTCCTGA
- a CDS encoding ABC transporter substrate-binding protein, producing the protein MHTRRQVLAGLGAIGAQCLASTAHAFDPLGWFGAKIERGARLRVLRWKPYVDAEEAMFLANSQRFAEKTGVEVRVESDVTENLLLRARKTADNQVGADIIFETADNVHSFPEKLLDLTALAEDLGRKYGGWHPTMRVYGMHHDRWVALPHGALPYCLTYRISHIRAAGFEKMPTNLGDFLTLCQRLAQNGTPAGFPLGRSANDAASWTHWCLWAHGGKVANANNEVVLYSPETIAALEYAKQLFQTFRPETLSWVDSSNNLAFLAGECSLTANPVSIYATALRANDPQRRAMAADIDHAAFPIGPVGQSTESGSMSLALVFRHTPYPNAAREYLRWMMEKEQYDPWLAASKGYLSPPLAYYEKNPVWTSDPKVTPFRDFTRRMLPIGHAGSLGKAASAVLGQLIVVDMFADVCGNKKTPQEAASHAAAHARKYYSA; encoded by the coding sequence GTGCATACACGCAGACAAGTTTTGGCAGGACTGGGTGCGATTGGCGCACAGTGCTTGGCATCGACCGCGCACGCTTTTGACCCCTTGGGATGGTTTGGCGCCAAGATCGAACGCGGTGCCCGCCTGCGTGTGTTGCGATGGAAACCATACGTCGATGCAGAAGAGGCGATGTTTCTGGCGAATTCGCAGCGCTTTGCGGAAAAGACTGGGGTGGAAGTCCGCGTCGAGTCCGACGTCACCGAAAACTTGTTGCTGCGTGCCAGGAAAACTGCTGACAACCAAGTAGGCGCGGACATCATTTTCGAGACCGCCGACAACGTCCATTCTTTCCCCGAAAAACTGCTGGATTTGACGGCGCTTGCCGAAGACTTGGGCCGCAAATACGGTGGGTGGCATCCGACCATGCGCGTGTACGGCATGCACCACGACCGGTGGGTGGCTTTGCCGCATGGGGCGCTGCCCTATTGCCTGACGTACCGGATCAGCCATATCCGTGCGGCAGGGTTCGAAAAAATGCCCACCAACCTGGGGGACTTTCTGACGTTGTGCCAACGGCTGGCCCAAAACGGCACCCCGGCGGGGTTTCCACTGGGTCGTTCCGCTAACGACGCAGCAAGTTGGACGCACTGGTGCCTGTGGGCGCACGGCGGCAAGGTTGCCAATGCAAACAACGAAGTAGTGCTGTATTCCCCGGAAACCATCGCTGCCTTGGAATACGCCAAGCAACTATTCCAAACCTTTCGGCCGGAAACCCTGTCTTGGGTCGATTCGAGCAACAACCTCGCTTTTCTAGCCGGAGAGTGCAGCCTGACTGCCAACCCTGTGTCGATCTACGCAACAGCCTTGCGCGCCAACGATCCCCAACGACGCGCCATGGCTGCGGATATCGACCATGCTGCCTTCCCCATTGGCCCCGTCGGCCAATCGACCGAGTCCGGCAGTATGTCGCTCGCCCTCGTTTTCCGGCACACGCCGTACCCCAATGCTGCGCGGGAGTACTTGCGCTGGATGATGGAAAAAGAGCAATACGACCCCTGGCTGGCTGCGTCGAAGGGATACCTCAGCCCGCCTTTGGCCTACTACGAAAAGAATCCAGTCTGGACGAGCGACCCCAAAGTCACCCCCTTTCGGGACTTCACCCGTCGCATGTTGCCTATCGGCCATGCCGGGAGCCTGGGCAAAGCAGCTTCGGCAGTGTTGGGGCAGCTCATCGTCGTCGACATGTTTGCCGACGTATGCGGCAACAAGAAAACGCCGCAGGAAGCAGCCAGCCATGCCGCTGCGCATGCGCGCAAGTACTACAGCGCTTGA